Proteins encoded together in one Triticum aestivum cultivar Chinese Spring unplaced genomic scaffold, IWGSC CS RefSeq v2.1 scaffold133450, whole genome shotgun sequence window:
- the LOC123173681 gene encoding proline-rich protein 4-like, whose protein sequence is MAVSRALVLGVLLAIAVANAEAASVVVGQVKCADCTRKNLKAEEAFKDLQVAIKCKNVHRDYESKAVGALDRTGAFSVPLAADLHGADCVAQLHSAASNAPCSGQEPSKIVPVSEGTTFGVMAGANTATLSAASPECASMTLCGLIKKHIIEHFHHKKPVLPKPEPKPQPHPDYGPVPKPEPKPQPQPDYHPVPPTPTYGGGGGGGYHGHH, encoded by the exons ATGGCAGTTTCGAGAGCGCTCGTCCTCGGCGTCCTGCTGGCGATCGCCGTCGCCAATGCCGAGGCAGCGTCCGTCGTGGTCGGCCAGGTCAAGTGCGCCGACTGCACCAGGAAGAACTTGAAGGCCGAGGAAGCCTTCAAGG ATCTTCAGGTGGCGATCAAGTGCAAGAACGTCCACCGCGACTACGAGAGCAAGGCAGTGGGTGCCCTGGACCGCACCGGCGCCTTCAGCGTGCCCCTGGCCGCCGACCTCCATGGCGCCGACTGCGTCGCGCAGCTCCACAGCGCTGCCTCCAACGCGCCGTGCTCCGGCCAGGAGCCATCCAAGATCGTGCCGGTGTCCGAGGGCACCACCTTCGGCGTCATGGCCGGCGCCAACACTGCCACGCTGTCCGCGGCGTCGCCTGAGTGCGCGTCCATGACCCTGTGCGGGCTGATCAAGAAGCACATCATCGAGCACTTCCACCACAAGAAGCCCGTGctgcccaagccggagcccaagcccCAGCCCCACCCGGACTACGGCCCCGTGCCCAAACCCGAGCCCAAGCCGCAGCCCCAGCCGGACTACCACCCCGTCCCTCCCACGCCcacctatggcggcggcggcggcggtggatacCACGGCCACCACTGA